The genomic stretch AGGGGCGGATGACCGGGGCAACACGGTGGAACGGTGCACGATCACGACGACTCGCACCGCTATCCGCGCTGATTATCAGGACAGCACACGGCTGGTTTCCAATAGGATCCGCCCCGGGTTTGACGGCGCGGGAGCCTGTTACGGGGTGTATCTTGGCGCGCAGAGCAGCGGCATGCAGGTGATTGCCGACGGGAATGAGATTACCGGAGGGCGGAGCGCGACAGGCTGCTGTGGTGTGTACAGCGCGTCAGGCGAAGGCGACGCGACGGTGCAGAACAACATGATCAGCGGATGGACTGCAAGCGGTGCGGATGCGGTATACGGAATTCTGGTGGGCAGCGGGCACGCGGACGTGCGATTTAACAGCGTGTGGATGAACGATATTGCGGGCAGCGGCGATGTGGTTGCCCTGGCGGATACGGGGCTGGCCACCCACACGGTCGCGCAGAACAATGTCCTGCAGATCAGTGAGACGGCCAACAATGCCTGGTGCCTGGTGCGGAGCGGTGGCACTCTTAGCAGTGACTTCAATGCGTTCAGTGACCGCACCGGAGGCAACGGCCATGCCCATCTTGGACGATCCGGAAATACGGACTATGCCACGCTAAGTTTGTGGCAAGCAGGAACGGGCGGAGAGGCTCACAGCGTAACGGGAGATCCGGGGTTTGTGGATTCGGTGCATCTGCATATTCTGCCGAACATATCGCTGCTGAACCATCGCGGTGTCAGCAGCGTGGGAGTCGACAGTGATTTTGACGGGCAACTACGAGATGATCCGCCGGATATCGGCGCGGATGAGTACGACTTTCTGGCGGCGCAGCATGATCTGGCCGTATCCTGGGCGCAGATTCCCGGGGGACGCTATGAGGCGGCTTTTGACTACGATATTGCTGTGCGGGTGGTGAACCAGGGGACCGTGGCGGCATCCTCGGTGCCGCTGCTGCTGTATTTCGGAGGGATTCCCTGCGGCAGCGCATCGGTGAGCGTCGCGGCGGGCGGTGCCGATACCGCGCTTGTTCACTGGGCGACGCCGGATACGGGGCTGGCGAGTGGCGTCTTGAAGGCACAGTGTTTTTTGACCGGTGACCAGATTGCGGTGAACGATACCGCAACGGCAGAGGTGACGGTAGTGGGGCCGCCGCTGGCCGGACATTACAGCATCGGCGGGGTTGAGGCGGATTTTGCAACGCCGGCAGAGGCCGTAGATCATCTGTCGATGCGCGGTGTATCCGATGAAGTGGCACTGCGGATTACTCCGGGAATATACACCGGAACGCTTTGCATTCCGGCCATCCCCGGTGCCGGCGAAACTCATCCTGTGACGATCGAGTCGCTGTACGGGTTGCAGAATCCGGCACTGCTCAGAGCGGCTACGGGTGAAGCTGTGATCCTGCTGGATAGCGCGCGGTATGTAAACCTGGCCGACATGGAGATTGTCGCCGCGGGCAACTGCACGACAGCGGTAACATTGCGCAGCGGGTCCTCGCATTGCGAGATTCGACGTTGTGGCATTCATGGCGCCGATTCTGCCGCAAGCATAACCACGGGGATCTTCGTGCATGGAGACGGCTGCCATAACAATCTGATAGACGGCGTGACGGTAAGTGGTGCCTTTACGGGAATTGCGATCGGAGGGGATGCCACGGCAGGGCAGGACAGCGGCAATACCGTCAACCGCTCCATGATCTTGAATGCGCGCTACGGGATTTCTGCCGGCAAGCAGGTGGACTGCGTCATTAACGGCAACGAAATCGTTCCCGGATCTCCGTCTCCTTTGGCGGCGGCCTGCTATGGGGTATATATAGCGGGACTTGGGACAGGTGGCAGCGTGCAGATTTCGGGAAACCGGATTCACGGGTTTGCGGATGGGTCTCTGTCGGCGTCGAACCGCGCGGCGGGAATTTACGCGGCGGCGGGAAGCGGCGCGGCGGTGATGGCGGTCAACAATTTCATCTACGGTTTTTCCAATGCGGGACATCTGAAGATCAACGGATTCTATCTCTCGTCAGGCACCAATACGATTTTGCACAACAGTGTGCGGCTGGATGACATGCCGTGGACCAATGACCTATCGGCCATCTGCATTTCCACGGGGAGCAGTCAGGTAATTGAGAACAATATTCTGGTGTCCCTCGAAGGCCATGTGACCAGCTATGGAATTTTGCAATACAGCGGCGGGAGTCCGCAATGCAACGGAAATGATATTTTCGGAACGTCACCGCTGTTTGCCGTGGGACGCGTGAACGGAGTTTCCTACGCGACCCTCACGGCCTGGCAGGCGGCGGGATACGACAGCAGCGGGATTGCGGCCAATCCGGGTTTTATCAGCGGGAGCGATTTGCACATAGCGGATACGTCGGGAGTGGTGGATGGACGAGGTATTGTGACCGGGTTAGTGACGACAGATATTGACGGCGACGTGCGAGGAAATCCACCGGATATCGGGGCGGATGAGTACCACCCGCTGCCGGCGGTGATCCGGGATCTGGCCGTATACACGCAGAGCGACTCCGTGCGGTTAGTGTGGAGACACTCCGCACGGGCCAGTGGCTATCGGGTGTATGCCGGGAATTCGGCAGTGTCCGCCCAGCCGCAGTTCCTGGTTGCTTCCGTTACAGATACGGCGTTTGTCGAACCGGTGGTGGCCACAGGCCAGGGAAAGCGGTTCTATGTGGTAACGGCGGTGGAAGAAGGGGTGAGAATGGTTGGGAGATAGACCGGAGACCTGTGTGTCCCGGTCAGGGCTTCGGTCGGTAGCAATGAAAGGAGAGGTTCGCCTCTCATTTTTTTGTTCGGGGTTATAGCTGGTGACATAACAAATGATCTAAACAAATCTAAAGCGGCAACTCTTACCCAGCGGGAGGGAATAATTCTGACAGACAAAGAGTTACACGGTGGAAAAGTGGACAATCACATCTGAATACCAAAGGCAGCTCCTGAGCGGAAGTTGAAGTCCAAATGTGCCGGAAACATGTTCAAATATTGCACATAGATTCATGGAGAAAAAAATGCAGGGGTGGGAACGCGGCTTTTCCGACGCGGGTATCAAGTAATAGAGACCCTATGGGAACAAGTGGGATCTCGGAGGAATGTGATTTGCATTGCACAATTGCACCTGCCATAGAGAGTTTAAGAATGCCGGTTGAACCCGGCGGTGATAGGTTTCCGGAAACGGGACTGCTCCGCCTTAAGAGAGTGATGCGGAACAATGGTCTTAGACGAACGAATCCCGTATGCAAGCTCCGGCGAAACCACGGCCGCTCGCGAGCGGCTGTCCGGCACAGGAGAGTTGTCCAGTAAGTTATTTGAAAACGTACTTATTCCTACAGACCTTGATCCTGCTGCCAAACCTCTGGTCACCCTTGCGGCCGATCTGGCCGGAAGATTCCACAGCCAATTTGTCTTAGTGCACGTTGTTCCTCACGAGCCGACACTGGCGCGAGATCCTGCCGTTCTAAGAGAGCGCCGCACAGAGCTTGAAAAACTCGCGGCAAAGTTGCGCGATGCCGGAGCGTCTTACGTGCAGACGATTTTGATGGAAGGCAATCCGGCCTACCACATCGAGCAGGCCGCCCGGCAGCACCATGTAAGCGTGATCCTGCTCTCCGAACGCAGCGATGCGTCGCAGACCCACGCCTGGTTCGGCACGCTGACACAAAAGCTTGCGCGGCGCGTAGATGTCCCACTGATGGTAGTGCGCCCGGTCGGGCAGCACACGCTGAAGCCCGTGTTGTGCGTGGTGGATTTTACCGAATCCTCGCGCAAGGCGCTGAAGTACGCGATTGCACTGTCACGACAAACAGGGACTCCGTTGGCCGTGCTGCATGTAGTCCCCGAACCGCTGCCATCATCGATGTTGGAAGGGCCCATCTGGCAAGGCTGCGGCCCGGCAGACGCAGGCGGCAAACGCTCGTATGCCGCTTCTCAGAATCCGGATGCGACGACTTCCACCTTGATTGAAGACAACCGGCGTACGACGCTGGCACGGCGGGAAGTGGAAGATTTTTTGAGCCGCTTTGACTTTTCGGGTGTGAAGCACGATGTTGTGGTGCGAAGCGGTTCCCCGGTGGTGGAAGCCCTCATGGTTGCTAAAGAGCACAAGAGCGGTGTGATTGCCATCGGTGCGGACCACCGGTCAGGGTTTGTGCATCTGATGAGCCAGAGCACGGCGGAAACGCTGGCAGAGACGGCGGATATTCCGGTCTTGATCTTCCGCAGTGCGGGCGAGCGGCCTAAGGTAGTTGGTGCGCGGTCGAACCCTGCGGTTAGTTTGCCAATCAACTAACAACCGGACAGGATGTGAACGGACCGGGTTAGATACATTTGGACGAAGCAATTGAGCTAAAGAGGCTGCTTTCGCAAACGCGATAAAGCAGCCTCTTTTTCATGACCAGTTTGTCTAATTAATTAGATAACAAGATACTGGAATTTATGATCAAGTATTTTTCGACTTGACTTTGTGTAAGTTTTCCCATAGATTGGAGATGTATTGATCATCAAGTAATAGAGAGAGACAACCATGTTATCAGCAACTTGGCAGTATTCCGTCCGCGCTCTCGTTCACTTGGCGATGGCCAAGGGCAAAGGCCCAGTGCTGGCCAGCCACATCGCAGATGCAGAAGGCATTCCATTGCCGTTTTTATCCAAGATTTTGCATCAGCTCAAGGTATCGGGAATCGTCGCGGCCACGCGGGGCCAGAAAGGCGGTTACATTCTGCAGCGCGATCCGGGCAAGCTTACGCTGCTGGATGTCGCGCATCTGACCGACCATGTAGATTTTGGAGAGCAGTGTCTGCTGGGCTACAAGTTTTGTGACGACCACTGCAACTGCGTGTTGCACCACCAGTGGGAAGGGATCAAGAAAGAGATCCGGCATTTTCTGGAAGCGCGAACCATTGAGCAGCTCGCGACGGATCAGTCCCGGGTCGAACTGGATGTGAGCGGCATGATGCGCTTCCGCCAGCCGCCGCTGAGGCCGCCCTATGAAGTGGCGGCGGGAGAACTGGAGTAGGTTTTTCGAGGATTTGTTCTCCCGGTCACGACGGGCGAACACACGAAGAGCGCGGCCTGAACGCGCGCTCTTCAACCATGCTGAAGCAAAAAAGTGCAAGACGAACTCTTGCACTTTTTTGTTGGGTCACATTCAAGGGATAGTGCGCCGCCGGGTGATGGCGACGCCGGAAAGAATCAGCCCGGCACCGAGGATCATTTGCCACGTCAGGGACTCATGCAGGGCAAGGGTGGCCAGTGCAAGGCCCCAGATGACATTCAGGTATTCGATGATGCCGGTGCGGGAAGCGCCACGGCGCTGCAACAGCCACGCCCACATGACAAACGCCGTGATGGTGGAGAATACGGCAAGGGATGCGGCGCATAGCCACGGAGCATAACCCGCGGGGAGACCATGGGGAAAGGAGAACGGAGCCAAAGGCAGAAGCACTACGGCACCGGAGAGCACACAGGCGGCAGGCGCGGTGAAGAAACCCAGCTTGGGGATCACGTCCGCCAGCAAAATCGTGTACACGCCCCAACTGACCGGACCGATCATCAGAATCGCGACGCCGGTCGCGGTGGTTTGATCGATGCCCAGTCCGCCACGGGAGAGAGTCAGCACAGCGACGCCGGCAAAGGCGAGGATCATGCCAAGCACGAAATATTTTTTGACATGCTCGGCGCGGAAGATTACGGCCAGCAGGAAAATGGCAGGCGGATTGAGAGCATCCATCAGCGCGGCAATGCCCGCACCGACATGGGTCTGGCCGGTGTTCAGCGCGAGATTATGAATGACCGTGCCGAAGAGCCCGGCAGCAAACAACTTGGCCCAATCGGCGCGATTCAGGAGACGGAACTTCTCCCGCGAGTACCAGCAGATGGCCGCGAACACCGGAACCGTGGGAAGAAAGCGAACAAGAATAAGCTGCCAAGGGGTGAAGCTTTGCAACGCAATCTTGATGACCGAGAACAGCGACCCGGAAATCGCGGTCAGCAGAAAGATGATGAAGTATTCGAAGGATTTGCTGCGAGACACAGAAAGAAAGGATGAAAGATGAAGGATGAAACGTAACCCCCATCCCTGGCCCTTCCCCCACTAAAGTGGGGAAAGGGAACAAGAAGAAGGGGATATGGCTATGCGGCGAAGTACTCGGCGCGGGGATGATGGAAAACCAGGGCAGAAACGCTGGACTCGGGAACCATCATCATCTCCTCGGTGAGGGTTACGCCAATGGTCTGCTGCGGTTTCAGCAGGTCGAAGAGCTGCACCTGATCTTCAAGATTCGGGCAGGCGGGGTATCCGAAGGACAGGCGGATGCCGCGATAGGCGGTGCGCAGCAGATCCTGCCACGTGAACTCGGCAGGATCGGGAAAACCCCAATCGGCGCGCAGTCTGCGGTGAGTCCATTCGGCGGTAGCTTCGGCCATTTCGATGGCCAGCGCCGAGAGAATATGCGACGAGAGCAGTTCGCCTTCCTGTTGCAACTGTTTGGCGCGGGGTTGCACATTGTCTCCGGCAGTGGTGACAAACACGGCGAGGTAATCTTCTCCACCGAGAGACTTCGGGCGCACCCAATCGGCAGCGCAATGGAACGGCGCGGTGCGTTCCCGGGGGAAGGTCCACTCGGCGATTTTGGCTTTGGTCACCGGGTGGAGCACCGACACGACTTCGTTTTCGCTGTATACGGGGAACCAGCGCCACGTGGCGCGCGGGGAAAGGAGCTGTTCACGCTCGGCCATCGCCAGAATGCGCTCGACGTGAGCCTTAAGGTCCTGCGCCTGCTTGTCGGAAGGATTATCCAGCCGTGAACTGGCCAAACGCAGCCCCAGGTGCTTGCCGTAGAGCATCGCCCGGGAGATCAGCGGATAGATTTCCCGGATGGGAATATCTTTCAGCACATGCAGATCGAGGTCCGGCGGACGCGGGATAGGGGTCTCTTCATAGAGCGATTGGGACGGCGCGGGGGGCAACTGTTCGACGGCATCGCGCGCGGTGCGCACGGCCTTTTCGCGCAGAGCAGTCCACTCGGATTCGAGTGCCGGGCGTTCGGCGTCATCCATCAGGCGATTGGCCAGCCGCAGGCCCTGCATGGCTTCCCCGGCATAGAACACGGGACCGTCATACTCGGCGGCGATGCGGGTCAGTGTGAAATTTTGCGTAAGGGCAGCGCCGCCAACGATGAGCGGCAGATCAATGCCGGCTTCCTTAAAATCATGCGCGGTGACCACCATCTGCTGGGCAGAGCGCACCAGCAGACCGGACAGGCCGATGAAATCGGGATGATGGGCGGCTACGGCTTCGATGAGCACATCCGGCGGAATCTTGATCCCCAGATTGACAACCTCATAGCCGTTGTTGGAAAGAATCATGTCCACCAGATTTTTCCCGATGTCATGTACGTCACCCTTGACCGTAGCGAGCAGCATCTTGCCACGTACAGAGGTTGTCTCGCCGGGCTCGAGGAATTTCTCGAGATAGTCGACGGAGGCCTTCATGACTTCGGCAGATTCGAGCACTTCGGCAACGATCAGCTTGTTGGCGCCGAACAGTTCACCCACGACCTTCATTCCGTTCATGAGCGGACCATTCACCACGTCGAGGGGCTTCATCCGCGTCAGCAAGTCATCTATCATCTTCTCGATGCCGGCGCGGGTGCCTTCCACGATGCACTTGGCGAGGCGCTCCTCGGAGGTCAGGTGCGCGTCTTCATCGGCGCTCTTCTCCTTTTTGGCTTCGCGATAGTGCGCGGCAAAGGCAGCAATGGATTCGGAATCACCTTTGTAAAGCACATCCTCGCAGAGCCTGATCTCTTCGGGGGCGAGTGTACCGTAGCGCTTAATGCCGGCGGTGTTGACAATAGCCATATCAAGACCCGCCTGAATACAGTCATAGAGAAAGACCGAATTCAGCGCCTCACGGCCTTCGGCAGGAAGACCGAAACTCACGTTGGAAATGCCGAGAATCGTGCAGGCTTCGGGATAGCGCTTGCGGATTTCGGAGAGGGCATCGCGCGTGGCGGCGGCGGCTCCCAGATAGTTGGGATCGCCCGTGCCGGCGGGGAACGTCAGCGGATCGAAAATAATTTCGCCGGGATCGAAGCCCCACACGTCCGTAAGCGTTTTGTAGGCGCGGTCAGCAATCGCGAGCTTGCGCTGCAACGTTACCGCCATGCCGGACTGCTTGTCCTCATCGATTAAGCCGAAGACCACGGACGCGCCGTATTTCTTGGCAATGGGGCAGACCAGTTCAAGGCGCTTCTCACCATCTTCGAAATTGATGGAGTTGATGGCTGCCTTGCCGCCGATCTGCTGCAAGGAAGCTTCCACCACCGCGGCATCGGTGGTGTCAATCATGATCGGGACACGCACCTTACGCAGCAGCGGCCTCAGCGTGGCGAGGGTGTCACTCAACTCGTTGCGGTCAGGATTGGCGAGGCAGACGTCCACGAGGTGCGCGCCTTTGGCAACCTGTTCGCGGCCCACTTCGGCGGCGAGTTCGAACTTCTCCGCTTCGATCAGCCGCTTGAACTTACGCGAGCCGATGACATTGGTCCGCTCGCCGACAAACACCGGGCGAATGAATTCATCGATCTTCAGCGGTTCATTTCCGGCCAGAGCGCGGCGAATAGCTTTTGTCTGCGGCTTGCGGGGCGAGTGATGATCGGCCACCTTGCGCAGCGCCCGGACATGGTCCGCCGTGGTGCCGCAGCAGCCACCGACGAGGTTGATGAAGCCTTCGGAACAGAAGCGCTCAAAATGATCGCGGAAGTGCTCCGGGCCCTCATCATACTTACCTTCGGTATTGGGCAGGCCCGCATTAGGCACACAGGACACCGGCACATGGGAAAGTCCCGCGAGAGTCCGCAGATGATCGGTCATCTGCGACGGGCCGGTGGCACAGTTCATGCCGAGGTACAAAAGATCGCGCGAGGCCAGCGTGTAGTAGAGAGCTTCGATATTCTGTCCGGCCAGCATGGTGCCATTGGTCTCGATGGTCACGGACACGGCCAGCGGAACGGTCCTCCCCGCCCTTCTCATGGCCTCATCAATGCCGATGAGGGCGGCCTTGATGGTGACGGTGTCCTGCTGCGTTTCCAGCAGCAGATAGTCCGCGCCGCCGAGAATCAGACCTTCTGCCTGAATGGCGTAGGAGCGCGCGAGCTGCTCGAAGGTCACGCCGCCGGTAATCGAAATGGACTTATTGGTGGGCCCCATAGACCCGGCGACAAACACGCGGCGCTGGGCCGCGAAGGTCTGCGCGGCTTCGCGGGCTAACTCTGCGGCGCGGCGATTGGTTTCGAGAGTCCGGTCCTGCAGACCGTATTCGGAAAGAACAATGGTCGAGCCGTTAAACGTATTGGTCTCGAGAATATCGGCGCCGGCATCCAGATAGCCCTTGTGCAGGCGGAGCACGAAATCCGGCGCGAAGAGGTTCAAGGCCTCATTGCAGCCGAACAGCGCATCACCGCCGAAGTCCTTGGCTGTGGGGGCGAGTGCTTCAAGGCCCGTGCCGGTTGCACCGTCGAGCACCAGAATCCGCTGCGATAGTTCGCTGCGGAGTTCGCGGGTCAGTTCATCTCCGGAAGGGAATGCCATGCCGATTTGCTTGATCTTTCCTGTGGTCGAGGGTAAAGTTTACAAATATAATCATATTCAGAAGGAAATGCAACTCCTAAAGTGGGGTGAGGACCTTAGCGTCCTACAGTATCGCCAAGCGGGGCAGGCCCAAATCCCCAAGCCTGCGCCGCGACGCTCCGGGCTTTCCCTCCTCGATGCTAACAAGAAGGCTGACTTGCGCCAGCCTTCTTGCTTTTCAGGAGGAGAGTTGCTGTCAGGCTTTACGCACCAGCGAGAGATCGAGTTTGATCTGAATTTTTTCGCCGACGATGAGACCACCGGTTTCGATGGCCGCATTCCACTTCAAGCCATAATCAAAGCGGTTAAGAGAAGCAGTCGCCGTGCCGCCGACGCGGAAGTTGCCCCACGGGTCCTTGATTTCCTCGGTGAAGCCTTCCATATCCAGAGTAATTTCTTTACTGATCCCGCGAATCGTAAGGTCTCCTGTCAACTTCCAGCGGTCATCCGCGAGGCGCTGGAGATTCTTCGACCGGAAAGTGATCTGCGGGTACTGCTCGGCATCAAAGAAATCCGCGCTGCGCAGATGCTCATCGCGCTTGGGTTCACGGGTGTCAATAGAGGCGGCCTCGATATGGGCTTCCACTTTGGTGGTTTCGGGCGACTTCGGATTGAAATCGATGGTCGCATCATAGCGAGTGAAGCGGCCGCGCACGGTGGTAATGAGCATATGCTTGGCCGTGAATCCGATTTCCGAGTGCGAGGAATCCACCGTCCATATCATTTCTTTCGCCGGAGCTTGAACTGGGGTACGGGTTTCCATAGTATACCGCCTGCGTTTGTATGTTTAGAACGATCTATAAATCCGAAGGGTAGCCTATTTGGGATTGACCGCCTTGCCAAGTTTGCGGCAGAGAGCACCGAGGGCTTCCTGCTCCGAGGGCTCAAGGGCGGACATCTGCACTGTAATGAATTCCGCGTGACGGGGAAAAATACCGGTGATGAGCTGCTTACCTTCCTCTGTCAGGCGAATGGTGAAACTGCGGCGGTCCTCGGGGATCTTCTCCCGCGAGATCAGCCCGCGTTTTTCGAGGTTGTCCGCCACGGTGGTCATGTTGGCGCCGCTGGTGAGCAACTTGGACGCCAGTTCACAGGGCCGCATCGGGCCGATGTGCATCAAAGCCTCCAGCACACCGAACTGGCTCTCGGTCAGCCCGGATTGCGCCAGGCTGCGGGAGATCGTCAGTGAGACCGAATCGGCGGCACGAGCCAGCTTAATGTAGGCGTCGAGTGCCCGAACCTGCTCGGGATTACCTTTGTGTCGTGTAGACATATTCCTTCGATGTTTAAGTATTATACGTCGAACAAGCACGGAAGTTCCTTGAGTAGGGAAGCACTGGCGAATGACGTTAACTGTTGTTATTTTTAGCATAGGATGTTTTGTTCCGAAATCAGAGCGGCTACGCGCGGGCACTTGCTTTTGCCGCGAAGCTTCGTAAATTGGAAGCTTATCTAACTTGACCCAGTCTGGAGAGTCCATGCGGTTTATATCCCATGTATTGGCTGTGCTTTGCCTTGCGATGAGTGCTGCGGCCGCTGTACCGGCGGATTGGCAAACGGTGTACGAGCAGAGCGGTTTTGTGCAGACCTCCCGCTATGATCAGACGGTGGAATTCTGCAAGCGGCTGGCAATTGCCAGCCGGGGGAAAGCGGAGTACCGCGTGTTTGGCAAGAGCCCCGAAGGACGGGATTTGCCGATGCTGCTGGTGAACTACGAATCGGATACCTCCAAGCCGCTGTTGCTGATCTGGGCGGGAATTCACTCAGGCGAGATTGACGGCAAGGACGCGGGGCTGATGCTGCTGCGGGATGCGCTGGTGCTGGGACAGTATCCGCAGTTGTTGAGCGGAGTGCGGATTGCGTTCATACCGATTTTGAATGTGGACGGGCACGAGCGGTGGTCGGCCTTCAACCGGATGAATCAGCGCGGACCGAAGGAGATGGGCTGGCGGACGACGGCGCAGAATCTGAACATGAACCGCGATTTTTTGAAGACGGATGCTCCGGAAACGCGCGCGCTACTGAAGCAGATGACCGCGCTGAAGCCGGATTTCCTGCTGGATATTCATGTGACCGACGGCGCGGATTACCAGTATGTGCTCACCTACTCGATGAACGACCACGAAGACTCTCCCGAGCCGTTGCGTAAATACACGCATGAGCAGTTTCTGCCGGAGGTCAAACGGACGCTGAAGAGCGCGGGATACGACTTTGTGCCGCAAGTTTTCTTCAAGGATGGCGAGCACATCGAGAGCGGCTGGGTAAGCCCGGTGTTCGAACCGCGCTTCTCGACAGGCTACGGCACGGTGATTAACCGCCCCTCCCTGCTCATCGAGACTCACAGTCTGAAGGACTATCACACACGGGTGACGGCAACGTACGAATTATTGAAAGCGGTGATTCAGACGGTGAGTGTGCAGGGAGGCCTGCTGAAGAACTCCATCCACCGCAGCAATGTGCAGACCTCGAACCTGGCGGGCAAGAAATACTACGTAAGCTGGGACAACACGAACGACTCGACGATGGTGGATTTTCTCGGAGTGGATTACAGGCGGGAGTATTCGCCGACGCTGGGGGATTCGGTGGTCCGCTGGCTGGGGACGCCGCATACCTACCGCATTCCGCTGTTCGAGAAGAGCGCGCCGACCGACAGCGTGGTCGTGCCCTATGCGTACATTATTCCGCCCGCCTGGCTGCCCCTCGTGGAGGATCTGCTGAAGCTGCATAACATTCCGCTGACGCGCACTACAAGGCCGATGGAACTGGCGTATGAGACCTACCGCTTCAACAAGGTAGAGTTTGGGAAGAAGCCCTATGAAGGGCGGTTCCGGGCCAGTTACCAGAGCACACCGATCCGGCAGACGGCGACCTTTCCGACGGGAAGCGGTGTGGTGTTTCTGGATTATCCCCGGGCGCAGATTACGATCCACCTGCTGGAACCCAGCGGGCCGGACTCCTTTGTGCACTGGGGGTTTTTGAATCAGATCTTCGAGCAGAAGGAATACGCCGAAGCCTACATCATGGACACTCTGGCAACGCGGATGCTGAAGGAATCCCCACCGCTGGCCGCGGAATTTATGAGCCGACTGGCCGATTCCACGTTTGCCAAAGACCCGCAGGCGCGGCTGCAATTCTTTTATGAACATTCTCCCTACTGGGACGCGCGCAAGGATGTATATCCCATTGCGCGGATCACGGACCCGAATGACTTTGCCGTGATGCGAAGGCTGATGGGGAAGATTGAGAGATGAGGCATAAGACCTGAGACTGGAGACGTGAGAATTATTTGATTGTGCCCGCTGATCCATGGCAACACTATCGCCAAGCGGGGCAAGGCCAAGCCACAAGAGCCCTGCCGCCGCGAAGGGTGGGGATGCCGCCGCGAAGCTTATTGAAGAGGCCGATGGCGTTGATGGAATAGAAACAGGGCGACCCATGCGGGTCGCCCTGTTTTTTGTGATTGTACCGTTTGAGATCCTTCCGCCCGAAGACGAGCGTCAGGATGACCCTGAAGGGTCATTTCATCAGCATCATCTTCTTGATGTCGGTGAAGGAGCCGGCTTCGAGACGGTAGAAGTAGATTCCCGTGGGCAGGCGGGACGCGTCGAACATGCTGGTGTGGACGCCCGCGGGCAGCGTGCTGTTGACCAGCGTGGTGACTTCCTGACCGAGCACATCGTACACGGTCAAGCGAACATGCGACTGCACCGGCAGGGAGAACTGAATGTCCGTGCTCGG from bacterium encodes the following:
- a CDS encoding universal stress protein — its product is MVLDERIPYASSGETTAARERLSGTGELSSKLFENVLIPTDLDPAAKPLVTLAADLAGRFHSQFVLVHVVPHEPTLARDPAVLRERRTELEKLAAKLRDAGASYVQTILMEGNPAYHIEQAARQHHVSVILLSERSDASQTHAWFGTLTQKLARRVDVPLMVVRPVGQHTLKPVLCVVDFTESSRKALKYAIALSRQTGTPLAVLHVVPEPLPSSMLEGPIWQGCGPADAGGKRSYAASQNPDATTSTLIEDNRRTTLARREVEDFLSRFDFSGVKHDVVVRSGSPVVEALMVAKEHKSGVIAIGADHRSGFVHLMSQSTAETLAETADIPVLIFRSAGERPKVVGARSNPAVSLPIN
- a CDS encoding Rrf2 family transcriptional regulator; its protein translation is MLSATWQYSVRALVHLAMAKGKGPVLASHIADAEGIPLPFLSKILHQLKVSGIVAATRGQKGGYILQRDPGKLTLLDVAHLTDHVDFGEQCLLGYKFCDDHCNCVLHHQWEGIKKEIRHFLEARTIEQLATDQSRVELDVSGMMRFRQPPLRPPYEVAAGELE
- a CDS encoding DMT family transporter, which codes for MSRSKSFEYFIIFLLTAISGSLFSVIKIALQSFTPWQLILVRFLPTVPVFAAICWYSREKFRLLNRADWAKLFAAGLFGTVIHNLALNTGQTHVGAGIAALMDALNPPAIFLLAVIFRAEHVKKYFVLGMILAFAGVAVLTLSRGGLGIDQTTATGVAILMIGPVSWGVYTILLADVIPKLGFFTAPAACVLSGAVVLLPLAPFSFPHGLPAGYAPWLCAASLAVFSTITAFVMWAWLLQRRGASRTGIIEYLNVIWGLALATLALHESLTWQMILGAGLILSGVAITRRRTIP
- the metH gene encoding methionine synthase, which encodes MAFPSGDELTRELRSELSQRILVLDGATGTGLEALAPTAKDFGGDALFGCNEALNLFAPDFVLRLHKGYLDAGADILETNTFNGSTIVLSEYGLQDRTLETNRRAAELAREAAQTFAAQRRVFVAGSMGPTNKSISITGGVTFEQLARSYAIQAEGLILGGADYLLLETQQDTVTIKAALIGIDEAMRRAGRTVPLAVSVTIETNGTMLAGQNIEALYYTLASRDLLYLGMNCATGPSQMTDHLRTLAGLSHVPVSCVPNAGLPNTEGKYDEGPEHFRDHFERFCSEGFINLVGGCCGTTADHVRALRKVADHHSPRKPQTKAIRRALAGNEPLKIDEFIRPVFVGERTNVIGSRKFKRLIEAEKFELAAEVGREQVAKGAHLVDVCLANPDRNELSDTLATLRPLLRKVRVPIMIDTTDAAVVEASLQQIGGKAAINSINFEDGEKRLELVCPIAKKYGASVVFGLIDEDKQSGMAVTLQRKLAIADRAYKTLTDVWGFDPGEIIFDPLTFPAGTGDPNYLGAAAATRDALSEIRKRYPEACTILGISNVSFGLPAEGREALNSVFLYDCIQAGLDMAIVNTAGIKRYGTLAPEEIRLCEDVLYKGDSESIAAFAAHYREAKKEKSADEDAHLTSEERLAKCIVEGTRAGIEKMIDDLLTRMKPLDVVNGPLMNGMKVVGELFGANKLIVAEVLESAEVMKASVDYLEKFLEPGETTSVRGKMLLATVKGDVHDIGKNLVDMILSNNGYEVVNLGIKIPPDVLIEAVAAHHPDFIGLSGLLVRSAQQMVVTAHDFKEAGIDLPLIVGGAALTQNFTLTRIAAEYDGPVFYAGEAMQGLRLANRLMDDAERPALESEWTALREKAVRTARDAVEQLPPAPSQSLYEETPIPRPPDLDLHVLKDIPIREIYPLISRAMLYGKHLGLRLASSRLDNPSDKQAQDLKAHVERILAMAEREQLLSPRATWRWFPVYSENEVVSVLHPVTKAKIAEWTFPRERTAPFHCAADWVRPKSLGGEDYLAVFVTTAGDNVQPRAKQLQQEGELLSSHILSALAIEMAEATAEWTHRRLRADWGFPDPAEFTWQDLLRTAYRGIRLSFGYPACPNLEDQVQLFDLLKPQQTIGVTLTEEMMMVPESSVSALVFHHPRAEYFAA
- a CDS encoding YceI family protein, with translation METRTPVQAPAKEMIWTVDSSHSEIGFTAKHMLITTVRGRFTRYDATIDFNPKSPETTKVEAHIEAASIDTREPKRDEHLRSADFFDAEQYPQITFRSKNLQRLADDRWKLTGDLTIRGISKEITLDMEGFTEEIKDPWGNFRVGGTATASLNRFDYGLKWNAAIETGGLIVGEKIQIKLDLSLVRKA
- a CDS encoding MarR family transcriptional regulator, giving the protein MSTRHKGNPEQVRALDAYIKLARAADSVSLTISRSLAQSGLTESQFGVLEALMHIGPMRPCELASKLLTSGANMTTVADNLEKRGLISREKIPEDRRSFTIRLTEEGKQLITGIFPRHAEFITVQMSALEPSEQEALGALCRKLGKAVNPK